CGGGGGGTGGCCGCGCCCGGTCGGCGAAGGTGCTCGACCGGTTCGCGATCGACTACGCCCTGTGCATGTACTGCGGGATCTGCGTCGAGGTCTGCCCGTTCGACGCCCTGTTCTGGAGCCCGGCGTTCGACTACGCGGAGTACGGCATCGCCGAGCTCACCCACGAGAAGGAACGCCTGGAGGAGTGGACCTACAAGGTCCTTCCGCCGCCGGCCCTCGAGGAGGGCGCCACGGCTCCCCAGGGTGATGAAGAGGGAGCGGCGTAGGTGGAGGTCTCCGCCCAGGAATACGCGTTCGCCGTCCTCGCGTTCGTCGGGACCTTCTCCGCGATCCGCGTCGTGACGACCAGGAACGTGGTCAGGGGCGCGCTTTACCTCGTCGTGTCGCTCGCGTCGGTCGGCGGCGTGTTCCTCGTCACCGCGGCCGAGTTCGTCGCGGGCGTCCAGATCCTGATCTACGTGGGGTCGATCGTGATCCTGTTCCTGTTCGGACTCATGCTCACGAAGGCGCCGATCGGGCGGGACACGCTCGACAACCAGCAGCGCGGCGTCGCGGCGATCGTCGGTCTCGGGGTGTTCGCCGGGCTGGTCTTGCTGATCCAGGACGCCTTCAGCATGGACGCCGCCGATCGGATCGAGCTGCAGGCGACGACGGCCGCGCAGGTCGGCGACTCGATGTTCCGTGATTGGGTGCTGCCATTCGAGGCGGTATCGTTCCTGCTGCTCGCCGCGCTGATCGGGGCGATCGTGCTGGCGAGGAAGGACGACGCGCAGTGATCCGCCTGCCGCTGCTGCTGCTGTTCTCGGCCGCCCTGTTCTCGGCCGGCGTCTACGGCGTGCTCGCACGACGTAACGGCGTCCTCGTGCTGATGTCGATCGAGCTGATGCTGAACGCCGTCACGATCAACCTCGTGGCGTTCTCGGCGGCGCTCCGGGACGTCACCGGACAGGTCTTCGCCTTGTTCGTGATCGCCGTCGCGGCCGCGGAGGTCGGGATCGGGCTCGCGATCGTGATCCTGATCTACCGCAACCGCGAGACGATCAACGTGGACGAGGTGAACCTCCTCAAGTGGTAGGTCTGCTCGCGACCGAGGCCGGCGGCCACGCGACCTCCGCGGCGACCTCGCCCGGGTTCCTCGAGTACGCGTGGCTCCTCCCGCTCGTCCCGGCGGTCGCCGCGCTGCTGATCGTGCTGTTCGGCAAGCGCCTGCCCGGCAAGGGTGCCGACCTCGGCATGATCTCGATCTCGGCGGTCGTCGTGATGGCCGGTCTGGTGCTGTTCCACTTCGTCGACGGCGGAGGAGCCTACGAGAAGGGCTGGGAGCTCTCGCCGGTCGGCTTCCTCGGCAGCGGCTCGTTCACCCTCGAGGTCGGCGTCTTCGTCGACGGCCTGACCGCCGTGATGGTGACGATGGTCGCGGTCGTGTCGTTCTGCGTGCACCTGTACTCGATCGGCTACATGAAAGACGATCCCCGGTTCCCCTGGTTCTACGCGCTGCTCTCGCTGTTCACCGCCGCGATGCTGAACCTGGTGATCGCGAACGACCTGATCCAGCTGCTCGTGGGGTGGGAGCTGGTCGGGATCGCGTCGTACCTGATCATCGGCTTCTGGTGGGAATCCAAGGAGAACTCGAACGCCGCGAACAAGGCGTTCCTGACGACCCGCTTCGGCGATGTCGGCTTCATGTTCGGGATCTTCGTCCTGATCGTCGCCGTGGGCACCTCGAACATCCCGACGATCCTCGAGGCCTCGCAGGCCGGAGCGATCACGGGAACGGTCTTGACGGTCTCCGGCCTGCTGCTGCTGTGCGGCGCGGTCGGCAAGTCGGCCCAGGTGCCGCTGCACGTGTGGTTGCCCGATGCGATGGCCGGCCCGACGCCCGCTTCGGCGCTGATCCACGCCGCGACGATGGTCGTCGCCGGGATCTACCTGATCGCCCGCATGTTCCCGATCTACGTCGACGGCGAGACCGCGATCACGGTCGTGGGCATCGTCGGAGCGATCACGATGCTGCTGGGCGCCGTGCTTGCATTGGTGCAGGACGACCTCAAGCGGGTGCTCGCCTACTCCACGATCTCCCAGCTTGCCTACATGGTCGCCGCGCTCGGCCTCGGCAGCCACGGGTACACGCCGGGGCTGTTCCACATGTTCACGCACGCGTTCTTCAAGGCCCTGCTGTTCCTCTGTGCGGGTTCGGTGATCCACGCGGTGCACACGAACAACATGTCGGAGATGGGTGGACTCCGGAAGAAGATGCCCATCACGTACTGGACGTTCCTGATCGGGACGCTCGCGCTTATGGGGGTGCCCCCGTTCGCCGGGTTCTGGTCGAAGGACGAGATCATCACGGTCGCCTGGACCGAGGGCGAGTACCTGATCTGGGGAGCCGCCCTGGCGACGGCGGGACTCACCGCCTTCTACATGATCCGGGCGTTGCTGCTGACCTTCCACGGCTCGTATCGCGGGCACGCGCATCCGCACGAGTCTCCAAGGGTGATGACGACCCCGCTCGTGATTCTCGCGATCCCCTCGATCGCGATCGGATTCCTCGGTGCTCCGAACCTCGATCTCGGGTTCATCGAGTTCAACGGGGCGTTCGGCGACTGGGTCTTCTTCCGCGAACACGTCACCGAGGACTTCTCGATCGGCTACGCCCTCGTCTCGCTCGTCGCGGTGGGGATCGGGGTCGCCGTGTCGATGGCGCTGTACCGCGGCTACCGCGAGCGGGATCCGCTGACCAAGCTCGGGCCGATCTACACGGCCCTGGAACGTCGTCTGTACATCGACGACCTCTACATGAAGGGCATCGTCCGGCCGGTGCAATACACGCTGGCCTCCGCGGTGAACTGGACGAACACCTACATCATCGACGGCATCGTGAACGGTCTGGCGGTACTCACGCGCGGCCTGGGAGAGGCCGTCGCGTGGTTCGACCGCACCGTGATCGACGGCGCCGTCAACGTGATCGGACGGGGCGCCGGTGAGACCGGTGGTCTGCTCCGCTATCTGCAATCGGGCAACGTGCAGCGCTACGCCGTGTTCCTGTTCGTCGGCGTCGTCGCTCTTGCCATCGTCATGACGAGAGTCTGAGGGAAGGCCAAGCAGACATGGGAGAGAGCCGATGAACAGCGGGTGGGAGAACTGGGCGATCTCGATCGCCGTGTTCCTACCGGTGGTGGGAGCGCTGGTGATCGCGCTCGTGCCGTCGGATCGGGATCGGCTGATCCGCGGTCTCGGCATCCTGTTCACCGGCGCAGCCCTCGTGGTGGTCACGGTGATGATGTTCGACTTCGACTACGGCGCCCCCGGCCTGCAGTACGAGGTGAACACGTCGTGGATCACGGTGATCAACGCGCGCTACCACATCGGGATCGACGGGATCTCGATGCCGTTGTTCGTCCTGACCTACCTGCTGACGTTCCTGTGCGCGATCTACACGTGGAAGTGGCTCCCCGCGCCCGGGAAGCCGAAGGCGTTCATCGGCCTGATGCTGCTGCTCCAAACGGGGATGGCGGGGACGTTCATCGCGTTCGACCTGATCCTGTTCTTCGTGTTCTGGGAGCTCGTCCTCGTTCCGATGTACTTCCTGATCGGCACGTGGGGTGGGGCCAACCGCGAGTACGCCGCGATCAAGTTCTTCCTCTACACGCTGTTCGGCTCGATCTTCATGCTGCTGGGCTTCCTCGCGATGTACTTCCGCTCGAACATCGAAGGCGTTGGGAACAGCTTCGACATCATCCAGCTGCAGGAGTTCGCCGCGAACGACGGCTTCTCCCGCACGTTCCAGCTCGTCGCGTTCGGCGCGATCGCGCTCGGCCTGGCGGTCAAGGTGCCAATGTGGCCGTTCCACACCTGGTTGCCCGACGCCCACACCGAGGCGCCGACGGTCGGCTCGGTGCTGCTTGCCGGGATCATGCTGAAGATGGGGACCTACGGGTTCATCCGGATCGCTCTGCCGCTGCTGCCCGAGGGCGCGAGGACCTACGCACCGTGGATCGGGTTGCTGGCGGCGATCGCGATCGTCTATGCGGCGCTCGCGTGCCTCGCGCAGAGAGACCTGAAACGGCTGATCGCGTTCTCGTCGGTAGGGCACATGGGCTTCGTGATGCTCGGGATCGCGACGCTCACGACCGTGGGCATCAACGCGGCGATCTTCGGGATGGTGGCGCACGGCGTGATCACCGGGATGCTGTTCTTCACGGTCGGTTCGCTCTACGACCGCTACCACACGCGCCAGATCGCCGAGATCGGCGGGGGCATGATGCAGAAGCTGCCGATCATCGGCGGGATCCTCGCGCTCGTCTCGATCGCCTCGCTGGGCCTGCCCGGTCTTGCCGGGTTCTGGGGCGAGGTCATGGCGCTGCTCTCGGCCTACGACCCCGCCCCGGGCCTGGACGCCGGCCTGTTCCGCGGCTTCATGGTCGCGGCCGGGATCGGGACGGTGCTCACCGCGGCGTACTTCCTGTGGATGCTGCAGCGCGTGGACTTCGGTGAGCTGCCAACGAAGTGGAAGGAAGCGAAGTTCGGCGACATCGTGACGGTGGAGTGGATCTCGTGGCTGCCGCTGATCGCGCTGATCTTCGTCCTCGGCGTGTACCCGCGCCTGATCTTCGGCGCGACCGAGGAAGCCGTGGATGCCCTTATGACACCCCTCAAGGCCTTCTTCTAACGATGCAGGCGATCGACTACCACGCGATCCTCCCCGAGCTGATCATCTCGGGCACGCTGTTGCTCGTCCTGATGGTCGACGCGTTCCTGCCCGCACGCCGGGCGTGGGCGGTGATGTGGCTCGGGCTGTTCGGGGCGATCGCGGCGCTGGCCGCGACCCTCACGCTCGTCGGCGACACGCGCTCGACGTTCGGGGGGATGTTCGTCGTCGACGACTTCGCCGTGCTGTTCAAGGTGTTCTTCCTGATCGTGGCGATCGCCGTGCTCGCGCTCTCGCTGCGCTACTTCCGCGAGGGCGGGTACTACCAGGGGGAGTACTACTACCTGCTGCTAACCGCGTTCCTCGGCTGCCTGCTGATGCCGAGCTCGCGCGATCTGCTGATGCTGTTCCTCGCGCTAGAGCTGGTATCGGCGCCCGGGTTCCTGATCGCCGCGTTCCGCAAGGCCGATCCACGATCGAACGAGGCCGGGTTGAAGTTCTTCCTGATCGGCGTCCTGTCGACCGCGGTGATGCTCTACGGGATGAGCATGATCTACGGGATCACCGGCGGGAAGACGCGGCTGAACGAGATCGCTGCGGCGCTCGCGGGTCCGCTCGGCAACGCCGAGAGTCTCGCGGTGGCCTCGATCCTGTTCGTCGTCGTCGGGTTCGCGTTCAAGGTGTCGGCGGTGCCGTTCCAGTTCTGGGCGCCGGACACCTACGAGGGAGCCCCGGTGCCGGTGGCCACGTTCCTCGCGACGGCCTCGAAGGCGGCCGGGTTCGCCGGTCTGCTGCAGCTGATGTTCGTTGCCTTCGTGAACCAGGCGGAGTTCTGGACGCCGATCTTCGCCGGTCTGTCGATCCTGACGATGACGCTGGGCAACCTCATCGCGCTGCGCCAGACACAGGTCGTGCGGC
The sequence above is a segment of the Actinomycetota bacterium genome. Coding sequences within it:
- a CDS encoding NADH-quinone oxidoreductase subunit N gives rise to the protein MQAIDYHAILPELIISGTLLLVLMVDAFLPARRAWAVMWLGLFGAIAALAATLTLVGDTRSTFGGMFVVDDFAVLFKVFFLIVAIAVLALSLRYFREGGYYQGEYYYLLLTAFLGCLLMPSSRDLLMLFLALELVSAPGFLIAAFRKADPRSNEAGLKFFLIGVLSTAVMLYGMSMIYGITGGKTRLNEIAAALAGPLGNAESLAVASILFVVVGFAFKVSAVPFQFWAPDTYEGAPVPVATFLATASKAAGFAGLLQLMFVAFVNQAEFWTPIFAGLSILTMTLGNLIALRQTQVVRLLAYSSIAQAGYMLLPFALVSVDDPGVNDAAFSAAIVYILIYSVMTLGAFAVVIAMSRGSRGLLISDFAGLVRRAPVLAVAMTVFMISLAGIPPTGGFWAKFVIFRAAIDAGGVGPWLAVVMLVNSVISLVYYLVIPKQMLLVDGELADAGEPVTPMRTPVLVGGVVLIATLGVLAIGIYPDLVAKFPSMSGLVGG
- a CDS encoding NADH-quinone oxidoreductase subunit J; amino-acid sequence: MEVSAQEYAFAVLAFVGTFSAIRVVTTRNVVRGALYLVVSLASVGGVFLVTAAEFVAGVQILIYVGSIVILFLFGLMLTKAPIGRDTLDNQQRGVAAIVGLGVFAGLVLLIQDAFSMDAADRIELQATTAAQVGDSMFRDWVLPFEAVSFLLLAALIGAIVLARKDDAQ
- the nuoK gene encoding NADH-quinone oxidoreductase subunit NuoK, coding for MIRLPLLLLFSAALFSAGVYGVLARRNGVLVLMSIELMLNAVTINLVAFSAALRDVTGQVFALFVIAVAAAEVGIGLAIVILIYRNRETINVDEVNLLKW
- the nuoL gene encoding NADH-quinone oxidoreductase subunit L encodes the protein MVGLLATEAGGHATSAATSPGFLEYAWLLPLVPAVAALLIVLFGKRLPGKGADLGMISISAVVVMAGLVLFHFVDGGGAYEKGWELSPVGFLGSGSFTLEVGVFVDGLTAVMVTMVAVVSFCVHLYSIGYMKDDPRFPWFYALLSLFTAAMLNLVIANDLIQLLVGWELVGIASYLIIGFWWESKENSNAANKAFLTTRFGDVGFMFGIFVLIVAVGTSNIPTILEASQAGAITGTVLTVSGLLLLCGAVGKSAQVPLHVWLPDAMAGPTPASALIHAATMVVAGIYLIARMFPIYVDGETAITVVGIVGAITMLLGAVLALVQDDLKRVLAYSTISQLAYMVAALGLGSHGYTPGLFHMFTHAFFKALLFLCAGSVIHAVHTNNMSEMGGLRKKMPITYWTFLIGTLALMGVPPFAGFWSKDEIITVAWTEGEYLIWGAALATAGLTAFYMIRALLLTFHGSYRGHAHPHESPRVMTTPLVILAIPSIAIGFLGAPNLDLGFIEFNGAFGDWVFFREHVTEDFSIGYALVSLVAVGIGVAVSMALYRGYRERDPLTKLGPIYTALERRLYIDDLYMKGIVRPVQYTLASAVNWTNTYIIDGIVNGLAVLTRGLGEAVAWFDRTVIDGAVNVIGRGAGETGGLLRYLQSGNVQRYAVFLFVGVVALAIVMTRV
- a CDS encoding NADH-quinone oxidoreductase subunit M; protein product: MNSGWENWAISIAVFLPVVGALVIALVPSDRDRLIRGLGILFTGAALVVVTVMMFDFDYGAPGLQYEVNTSWITVINARYHIGIDGISMPLFVLTYLLTFLCAIYTWKWLPAPGKPKAFIGLMLLLQTGMAGTFIAFDLILFFVFWELVLVPMYFLIGTWGGANREYAAIKFFLYTLFGSIFMLLGFLAMYFRSNIEGVGNSFDIIQLQEFAANDGFSRTFQLVAFGAIALGLAVKVPMWPFHTWLPDAHTEAPTVGSVLLAGIMLKMGTYGFIRIALPLLPEGARTYAPWIGLLAAIAIVYAALACLAQRDLKRLIAFSSVGHMGFVMLGIATLTTVGINAAIFGMVAHGVITGMLFFTVGSLYDRYHTRQIAEIGGGMMQKLPIIGGILALVSIASLGLPGLAGFWGEVMALLSAYDPAPGLDAGLFRGFMVAAGIGTVLTAAYFLWMLQRVDFGELPTKWKEAKFGDIVTVEWISWLPLIALIFVLGVYPRLIFGATEEAVDALMTPLKAFF
- a CDS encoding 4Fe-4S binding protein; protein product: MPEEAKKTGGGQGLLKGLGVTLKTLLTPAVTQAYPHVQPDLPARTRGVIALKESNCTVCYKCSRECPDWCIYIDAHKESHDPAGGGRARSAKVLDRFAIDYALCMYCGICVEVCPFDALFWSPAFDYAEYGIAELTHEKERLEEWTYKVLPPPALEEGATAPQGDEEGAA